Proteins from one Sarcophilus harrisii chromosome 2, mSarHar1.11, whole genome shotgun sequence genomic window:
- the STAMBPL1 gene encoding AMSH-like protease, giving the protein MDQPLTVNSLKKLAAGPDHTDTSLSPEERVRALSKLGCNITINEDITPRRYFRSGVEMERMASVYLEEGNLENAFVLYNKFITLFVEKLPTHRDYQQCAIPEKQDIMKKLKEIAFPRTDELKKDLLKKYNIEYQECLRSKNKYKADVLRKLEHQRLIEAEKQRIAQMRRQQLETEQFNFFEDQLRKQELARDQLRSQEAPVLSEQTYGNALPCFSPHQNSHSLFSEQATKNDVPTYAGQSPPVNRALKPAATLSAVQNLVVEGLRCVLMPKDLCHRFLLLAESNTVRGIETCGILCGKLTHNEFTITHVIVPKQSAGPDYCDVANVEELFSIQDQHSLLTLGWIHTHPTQTAFLSSVDLHTHCSYQLMLPEAIAIVCSPRHNETGIFRLTNAGMLEVSACKKKGFHPHTKDPRLFSPCKHVVGQDISITVLDLR; this is encoded by the exons ATGGACCAGCCTCTGACGGTGAATTCTCTG AAAAAGTTAGCCGCCGGGCCGGACCACACGGACACATCCCTGAGTCCGGAGGAACGTGTCCGGGCCCTGAGCAAGCTGGGATGCAACATCACCATCAACGAAGACATCACCCCGCGCCGCTACTTCCGATCTGGGGTGGAGATGGAGCGAATGGCGTCCGTGTACCTGGAGGAGGGAAACTTGGAAAATGCCTTTGTCCTCTATAATAAGTTTATAAC cCTGTTTGTAGAAAAGCTGCCCACTCACCGCGACTACCAGCAGTGCGCAATCCCCGAGAAACAGGACATCATGAAG aaactgaaggagatTGCCTTTCCAAGGACAGATGAATTGAAAAAGgatcttttaaagaaatacaacATAGAATACCAAGAATGCTTACGGAGCAAA AACAAATACAAAGCAGATGTGCTCAGGAAGCTGGAGCACCAGCGGTTGATAGAGGCGGAGAAGCAGCGGATTGCGCAGATGCGGCGGCAGCAGCTGGAGACCGAGCAGTTCAACTTCTTTGAGGATCAGCTCCGGAAGCAGGAGCTGGCCCGAGACCAGCTGCGCAGCCAGGAGGCCCCGGTGCTGTCCGAGCAGACCTACGGCAATGCCCTGCCTTGCTTCAGCCCCCACCAGAACAGTCACTCCCTCTTTTCCGAGCAAGCCACTAAAAACGATGTGCCAACATATGCTGGCCAGTCGCCACCGGTGAACAGGGCATTGAAGCCGGCCGCCACGCTGAGCGCTGTCCAGA ACCTGGTGGTCGAGGGCCTGCGCTGTGTCCTGATGCCCAAGGATCTTTGTCACCGGTTCCTTCTCTTGGCTGAGTCAAACACAGTGAGGGGCATAGAAACCTGTGGAATTCTCTGTGGAAAACTG ACGCACAACGAGTTTACAATCACCCACGTCATCGTGCCCAAGCAGTCGGCCGGCCCGGACTACTGCGACGTGGCCAATGTGGAGGAGCTCTTCAGCATTCAGGACCAGCACAGCCTCCTCACCCTGGGATGGATCCAT ACGCACCCCACGCAGACGGCCTTCCTGTCCAGCGTGGACCTGCACACGCACTGCTCCTACCAGCTCATGCTGCCAGAAGCCATCGCCATCGTCTGCTCGCCCAGACATAACGA GACGGGCATCTTCAGACTCACCAACGCCGGGATGCTGGAGGTGTCGGCCTGCAAGAAGAAGGGCTTCCATCCCCACACCAAGGACCCCAGGCTGTTCAGT CCGTGCAAGCACGTGGTGGGCCAGGACATAAGCATCACGGTGCTGGACCTGAGGTGA